The proteins below come from a single Eremothecium sinecaudum strain ATCC 58844 chromosome II, complete sequence genomic window:
- the SUP35 gene encoding translation termination factor GTPase eRF3 (Syntenic homolog of Ashbya gossypii AGL145W; Syntenic homolog of Saccharomyces cerevisiae YDR172W (SUP35)), protein MSEPNQTGGQGQQQQNQQSQQSQQPNYNQYYNQQGYYPGYPQYNQQGGYQVYQQYNQQYNQQGYQAYQSYSHQGYNANQNKNNNNNYHKYQQQQQQQQQQRAGYQAYQPYNPQQQQQQHPIAYQQYQPYNPQQQTQGVSLNNFEANAAPKPKKTLKLASTSGIKLVGAKKPVVEKEESNKGDEKKQSKPADSSTQAEKKESLPKMEELKIAEEKQAPSNSEKSDVSLNITSVDALIKEQEDEVDEDVVKDMYGGKDHVSIIFMGHVDAGKSTMGGNLLYLTGSVDKRTVEKYEREAKEAGRQGWYLSWIMDTNKEERNDGKTIEVGKSYFETEKRRYTILDAPGHKMYVSEMIGGASQADIGILVISARKGEYETGFERGGQTREHALLAKTQGVNKMVVVVNKMDDPTVNWDQERFKQCVNNVSNFLKAIGYNVKDDVMFMPVSGYTGAGLKDRVKKDECPWYNGPSLLEYLDEMKHVDRFVNAPFMLPIAGKMKDMGTVVEGKIESGHISKGSHTLLMPNKIPVEILGIQNETEQEVNIAVCGEQVRLRLKGVEEEDISAGFVLTSPKNPIKNVTRFVAQIAIVELKSIMSAGFSCVMHVHTAIEEVTITRLLHKLEKGTNRKSKKAPAFAKKGMKIIAVLETEEPVCVETYEDYPHLGRFTLRDQGITIAIGKIVKLLE, encoded by the coding sequence ATGTCTGAACCTAATCAAACTGGCGGTCAAGGCCAACAGCAGCAGAATCAGCAAAGCCAACAGAGCCAACAACCGAACTACAACCAATACTACAACCAACAAGGATATTATCCAGGTTACCCTCAATACAACCAGCAAGGGGGGTACCAAGTATATCAGCAATATAACCAGCAATATAACCAACAAGGGTACCAGGCCTATCAGTCATACAGTCACCAAGGTTATAATGCTAATCAAAACAAGAACAATAACAACAACTACCATAAATatcaacaacaacaacaacaacaacagcaacaacgAGCTGGTTACCAGGCATATCAACCATACAATCctcaacaacaacagcaacaacatCCAATTGCTTACCAGCAATACCAACCATATAACCCTCAGCAACAGACTCAAGGTGTTTCCCTGAATAACTTTGAAGCAAATGCTGCCCCCAAGCCCAAGAAAACCTTGAAGTTAGCATCAACTTCGGGCATTAAGTTGGTTGGCGCGAAAAAACCTGTTGTGGAAAAGGAAGAGTCCAATAAGGGCGATGAGAAGAAGCAGAGTAAGCCTGCTGACTCCTCAACTCAAGCAGAGAAAAAAGAGTCCTTGCCAAAGATGGAAGAGCTAAAGATAGCGGAGGAAAAGCAAGCCCCTTCTAATTCTGAAAAATCCGATGTCTCTCTAAATATTACTTCTGTGGATGCATTGATTAAGGAGCAAGAAGATGAGgttgatgaagatgttgTAAAAGACATGTACGGTGGTAAAGACCATGTCTCTATAATATTCATGGGCCATGTCGATGCTGGTAAGTCCACCATGGGTGGTAACTTATTGTATTTAACAGGATCTGTAGATAAGAGAACTGTTGAGAAATACGAAAGGGAGGCAAAAGAAGCTGGGAGACAAGGTTGGTACTTGTCTTGGATCATGGATACGAACAAGGAAGAGAGAAACGATGGTAAGACAATTGAAGTTGGTAAATCCTATTTTGAAACAGAGAAAAGGCGCTATACAATTTTGGATGCTCCGGGCCATAAGATGTACGTTTCTGAAATGATCGGTGGTGCTTCTCAGGCAGATATAGGTATCCTGGTTATATCTGCAAGAAAAGGTGAGTATGAAACAGGTTTTGAAAGGGGTGGTCAAACCCGTGAACATGCCTTGTTGGCTAAAACTCAAGGTGTGAATAAGATGGTGGTTGTTGTTAACAAGATGGATGACCCAACTGTTAATTGGGATCAAGAGCGTTTCAAGCAGTGCGTAAACAATGTTTCGAACTTCTTAAAGGCTATTGGTTATAATGTTAAGGATGATGTAATGTTCATGCCCGTTTCTGGTTACACTGGTGCAGGTTTGAAGGACCGCGTAAAGAAAGATGAATGTCCATGGTACAATGGACCATCCTTGTTGGAATACTTAGATGAAATGAAGCATGTTGATCGTTTTGTTAATGCACCATTTATGTTGCCAATTGCGGGTAAGATGAAAGACATGGGTACTGTAGTAGAAGGTAAAATTGAATCCGGGCACATCTCTAAGGGTAGCCATACATTGCTAATGCCAAACAAGATTCCTGTAGAGATTTTAGGCATCCAAAATGAAACAGAACAGGAAGTTAATATTGCAGTTTGTGGTGAGCAAGTTCGTTTGAGATTAAAGGGTGTTGAGGAAGAAGACATTTCTGCAGGTTTTGTTCTTACTTCCCCAAAAAATCCTATTAAAAATGTCACTAGATTCGTTGCACAAATCGCCATTGTTGAGTTGAAGTCTATTATGTCCGCTGGTTTCTCCTGTGTTATGCACGTACATACAGCGATCGAGGAGGTCACAATCACCAGGTTATTGCATAAGTTAGAGAAGGGAACCAACAGAAAATCAAAAAAAGCACCAGCCTTTGCTAAGAAGGGAATGAAAATCATTGCGGTACTAGAAACAGAGGAGCCAGTATGTGTTGAAACTTATGAAGATTACCCACATCTAGGTAGATTTACACTTAGAGACCAAGGTATCACTATTGCAATTGGTAAAATTGTTAAGCTTTTGGAGTAA
- the ARG82 gene encoding inositol polyphosphate multikinase (Syntenic homolog of Ashbya gossypii AGL144C; Syntenic homolog of Saccharomyces cerevisiae YDR173C (ARG82)), producing the protein MEYQKLKYQAAGHAGPLVDTEGKLLFKPTVPQEADFYTSIQATKELPTNDLSLAIWMPRFIGTLIQGVQNVPASESITFLQDGEVPEHLLNNAHLPKVDKKYIVLENLLYGFNKPNVLDIKLGKILHDQNASEEKKTRLKSVSKNTTSGSLGIRICGMTIERNSLTNIEQDFYEVKEDGYILIKGRYGSTRTLENILDAFKLYFGNDKLSASRRFQLARIFKERLQLFFNTILDEEVRMYSTSLLFIYEGDPSRWDKVNDKDCILRSDFIDTDSEDGEDDADAFVAPLSSMSLIDFAHSTLAKGMGYDENVIEGVESLISIFEKLCDFYG; encoded by the coding sequence ATGGAATACCAGAAGTTGAAATACCAAGCTGCTGGTCATGCTGGTCCATTAGTGGATACGGAGGGAAAACTGTTATTTAAGCCTACTGTTCCACAGGAAGCAGATTTCTATACGTCAATACAAGCAACGAAAGAATTACCAACAAATGATCTCTCCTTAGCTATTTGGATGCCCAGATTTATTGGGACTCTAATTCAAGGTGTACAAAATGTACCGGCTTCTGAAAGTATAACTTTCTTACAGGATGGAGAGGTTCCTGAACACCTACTTAACAATGCACATCTACCGAAAGTCGATAAAAAGTACATCGTTCTTGAAAACCTTTTATATGGGTTCAATAAACCTAACGTTCTCGATATAAAGCTTGGAAAAATCCTGCATGATCAAAACGCGTCAGAGGAAAAGAAGACACGATTAAAATCAGTCAGTAAAAATACTACCTCTGGCAGCTTAGGCATCAGAATATGTGGGATGACGATCGAAAGAAATTCTCTGACAAATATAGAACAGGATTTCTATGAAGTGAAGGAAGACGGCTATATTCTTATAAAAGGGCGGTACGGTAGTACTAGAACGCTGGAAAACATATTGGATGCATTTAAGTTATATTTTGGAAACGATAAGCTTTCTGCTTCTAGGCGGTTCCAGTTAGCGCGTATTTTTAAGGAAAGGCTACAGCTTTTCTTCAACACCATATTAGATGAAGAAGTGCGCATGTATTCAACCAGTCTGCTCTTTATTTACGAAGGGGATCCTTCACGCTGGGATAAGGTAAATGATAAAGATTGCATCCTTCGCAGTGATTTCATCGATACCGATAGTGAAGATGGCGAGGATGATGCAGATGCATTTGTTGCACCATTAAGTTCCATGTCTTTAATAGATTTTGCTCACTCTACACTTGCTAAAGGTATGGGATATGATGAAAACGTCATTGAAGGTGTAGAAAGTTTAATAAGTATATTTGAAAAACTCTGCGATTTTTACGGTTAA
- a CDS encoding HBR116Cp (Syntenic homolog of Ashbya gossypii AGL143C; Non-syntenic homolog of Saccharomyces cerevisiae YLR130C (ZRT2) and YGL255W (ZRT1)): MTDLDIVSIAHALLRREDNDDHDHDHDQLSLEGEVHSHGHCGDGNEYDGNDGLRVASIFVILAASALGSYFPVLSSKYSFVRFPSWCFFIAKFFGSGVIVATGFIHLLDPAIDTLSGECLGGTFEDYPWALGICMMSLFSLFFVEIITHHYVHKATHSSNLLSDDESIKKEGEPAQASPRTDVSAGHTGSLPGEQHFGHDDFHQDVEQANSKANDMEKEQYFNQLIALFILEFGIIFHSVLVGLVLAVTASNEYVTLFVVLVFHQFFEGLGLGARIAEAKWSRRAITPWVLAAGFAISTPLATAIGLGVKSTYDPASRTAKIVSGVFDSLSAGILIYTGLVELMAHEFLFSNSFKGEGGFRRMMYGFGLMCLGAGSMALLGRWA; the protein is encoded by the coding sequence ATGACTGACCTAGATATAGTTTCGATTGCGCACGCTTTACTGCGGAGGGAAGACAATGATGACCATGATCATGACCATGACCAACTCAGCCTTGAAGGAGAAGTTCATTCACATGGCCATTGCGGTGACGGAAACGAATACGATGGAAATGATGGACTCCGTGTAGCCTCAATTTTCGTTATCCTAGCCGCTTCTGCACTTGGTTCATACTTCCCAGTTTTATCATCCAAGTATTCATTCGTCCGTTTTCCAAGTTGGTGTTTCTTCATTGCAAAGTTCTTTGGCTCGGGTGTGATTGTAGCTACTGGTTTTATTCATTTATTAGATCCCGCGATAGATACTCTAAGTGGAGAATGTTTAGGTGGTACTTTTGAAGATTATCCTTGGGCACTTGGTATTTGCATGATGTCATTGTTCAGTTTGTTCTTTGTTGAAATAATCACTCATCATTATGTTCACAAAGCAACTCATTCAAGCAATTTGCTATCTGATGATGAGAGTATTAAGAAAGAAGGCGAGCCTGCACAGGCTTCCCCTAGGACAGATGTCTCAGCAGGTCATACAGGGTCACTTCCTGGTGAACAACACTTTGGTCATGACGATTTCCACCAAGATGTGGAACAAGCAAATTCTAAAGCTAATGATATGGAGAAGGAGCAGTACTTTAATCAATTGATAGCATTATTTATCCTTGAGTTTGGTATTATATTCCACTCTGTGTTAGTCGGTTTGGTGCTTGCAGTAACCGCAAGCAACGAATATGTTACTCTATTTGTTGTATTAGTATTTCACCAGTTCTTCGAAGGTTTGGGGTTGGGCGCTCGTATAGCTGAAGCCAAATGGTCTAGAAGGGCGATAACGCCATGGGTATTAGCTGCTGGGTTTGCTATTTCAACTCCACTTGCTACTGCAATAGGACTTGGTGTTAAGTCTACGTATGACCCTGCGTCTAGAACAGCCAAAATCGTGAGTGGTGTTTTCGATTCATTATCGGCGGgtattttaatatatacaGGGCTAGTGGAACTAATGGCACATGAGTTCTTATTTTCTAACTCATTTAAGGGTGAAGGAGGTTTCCGCCGTATGATGTATGGTTTTGGTTTAATGTGTCTAGGTGCAGGATCAATGGCACTTCTGGGTAGATGGGCGTGA